A single region of the Roseivivax sp. THAF197b genome encodes:
- a CDS encoding RidA family protein has translation MSNPIETRLSDLGLSLPDAPAPAANYVPFVQSGNMLYVSGQISQTAGGLALGKLGADMDVAAGAEAAKSCALSLIAQARAACDGDLTRIARVVKLTGFVNSTADFTDQPKVINGASDLMVAVFGDAGRHARSAVSAASLPLGVAVEIEAIFELV, from the coding sequence ATGAGCAATCCGATCGAAACCCGGCTATCCGACCTTGGCCTGAGCCTGCCCGACGCGCCGGCACCTGCGGCGAATTACGTGCCCTTCGTTCAAAGCGGCAACATGCTCTATGTCTCGGGGCAGATCAGCCAGACCGCGGGTGGCCTGGCCCTTGGCAAGCTTGGCGCGGACATGGATGTCGCGGCAGGCGCGGAGGCGGCGAAATCCTGCGCCCTCAGCCTCATCGCGCAAGCGCGCGCTGCGTGTGACGGCGATCTGACGCGGATCGCGCGGGTCGTGAAACTGACAGGTTTCGTCAATTCGACCGCCGATTTCACCGATCAGCCGAAGGTCATCAACGGGGCTTCGGATCTCATGGTCGCGGTCTTCGGAGATGCCGGGCGGCATGCCCGCTCTGCCGTGTCGGCGGCGTCGCTGCCCTTGGGCGTTGCGGTCGAGATCGAAGCCATCTTCGAGCTGGTCTGA
- a CDS encoding HlyD family type I secretion periplasmic adaptor subunit, producing MTDLTFSLRSTLFAGLGAIALLGAGLGGWAALTEIEGAVVASAVVEVAAEESVVQHPEGGVVSDVMVREGESVAAGATLLRFDPTRIDAEIAEADSQYFEFLARRARLEAERDGRAVPVFPPELEARAAEDPDVAELMEGQVRFLDARADALARAEDERRLIRARLADDLRALETERRGILIETEIVAEELADQQSLLDQGLVQMSRVRNLRRTEAQLATQLETLEARTSATRIRIEEIAAEAARMAQERRADVIGELREVRARTRLLAAERAALAEDRRRLEIVAPVAGVIHDLRVTAARAVIAPRDPIMTLVPQDETFRVMARIAPADIDRVWRGQPVTLQLTALDQRRTPRVDGEVRWVSADALVDPQQGTAYYRAEIAFAAEQLPEGASLVPGMPVEAFLRTGARTPMSYLLKPLTDYMTRAFREA from the coding sequence ATGACCGACCTGACCTTTTCGCTCCGTTCAACCCTTTTCGCGGGTCTCGGCGCCATAGCGCTGCTGGGCGCGGGCCTTGGCGGATGGGCGGCCCTGACCGAAATCGAAGGCGCGGTCGTTGCCTCCGCCGTGGTCGAAGTGGCCGCGGAGGAAAGCGTCGTGCAGCATCCCGAAGGCGGCGTGGTGTCCGACGTCATGGTCCGCGAGGGCGAAAGCGTGGCCGCGGGTGCCACCCTTCTGCGCTTCGATCCGACCCGTATCGATGCGGAGATTGCCGAGGCCGACAGCCAGTATTTCGAGTTTCTCGCCCGTCGCGCCCGGCTGGAGGCGGAGCGGGACGGGCGCGCGGTGCCGGTCTTTCCGCCCGAGCTTGAGGCGCGCGCGGCAGAGGATCCCGACGTGGCCGAATTGATGGAGGGGCAGGTGCGCTTCCTCGATGCACGCGCCGATGCGCTGGCCCGTGCGGAGGATGAGCGCCGCCTGATCCGCGCGCGGCTGGCCGATGATTTGCGCGCCCTCGAGACGGAGCGGCGCGGTATTCTCATCGAGACGGAGATCGTGGCCGAAGAACTCGCCGATCAGCAAAGCCTGCTCGATCAGGGGCTCGTGCAGATGAGCCGCGTGCGCAACCTGCGCCGCACCGAGGCGCAGCTCGCCACCCAACTCGAGACGCTGGAGGCGCGCACCAGCGCCACGCGCATCCGCATAGAGGAGATCGCCGCCGAAGCCGCCCGGATGGCGCAGGAACGCCGGGCCGATGTCATCGGAGAGCTGCGCGAGGTGCGCGCCCGCACTCGTCTTCTGGCAGCGGAGCGCGCGGCCCTGGCCGAGGACCGCCGCCGCCTGGAGATCGTCGCCCCCGTCGCGGGCGTCATCCACGATCTGCGCGTGACCGCCGCGCGCGCGGTGATCGCCCCGCGCGATCCGATCATGACGCTCGTGCCGCAGGATGAGACCTTCCGCGTGATGGCCCGGATCGCGCCCGCCGATATCGACCGGGTCTGGCGCGGCCAGCCGGTCACGCTGCAGCTCACGGCGCTCGATCAGCGCCGCACGCCCCGCGTCGACGGCGAGGTGCGCTGGGTCTCGGCGGATGCGCTCGTCGATCCACAGCAGGGCACGGCCTATTACCGCGCCGAGATCGCCTTCGCGGCGGAGCAATTGCCTGAAGGCGCCAGCCTCGTGCCCGGAATGCCGGTGGAGGCGTTTCTGCGCACCGGCGCCCGCACGCCCATGTCCTACCTGCTCAAACCGCTGACCGATTACATGACGCGGGCCTTCCGGGAAGCCTGA